In Kytococcus sedentarius DSM 20547, the sequence GTGCAGGGAGATCGGCTCACGCCCGTACTTCTGGACCTCGACGACCTTCTCGGGGGTCATGTCGAGCTCCTTGGCGAGCTCCTCCGGGGTGGGCTCGCGGCCCAGGTCCTGCAGCATCTGGCGCTGCACGCGGGCCAGCTTGTTGATGACCTCGACCATGTGCACCGGGATGCGGATGGTGCGGGCCTGGTCGGCCATGGCGCGCGTGATGGCCTGCCGGATCCACCAGGTCGCGTAGGTGGAGAACTTGTAGCCCTTGGTGTAGTCGAACTTCTCAACCGCACGGATCAGGCCCAGGTTGCCCTCCTGGATCAGGTCCAGGAAGAGCATGCCGCGGCCGGTGTAGCGCTTGGCCAGCGAGACCACCAGGCGGAGGTTGGCCTCCAGCAGGTGGTTCTTGGCGTTCTTGCCGTCGGAGGCCACCCACCACAGCTCTCGCTTGAGCTTGGCGTCGATCTTGTCACCGGAGTTCAGGCGCTGCTCGGCGAACAGGCCGGCCTCGATCCGCTTGGCGAGGTCCACCTCCTGCTCGGCGTTCAGCAGCGCGACCTTGCCGATCTGCTTCAGGTAGTCCTTCACCGCGTCGGCGGTGGCACCGGCGGTGACGACCTGCTGGGCCGGGGCGTCGTCCTCGTCGTCCGCGCGCAGCACGAACCCGCGGGACTCCGACGCCTCCTCCTCCGCAGCCTTCTGCGGGGCGACCTGCGAGGTCTCGCCGGCCACCAGCTCGACGGTGTCCTTGCCCTCGAGCTTGGCGCGCTCCTCGGCCTCGTCCTCGGCCGCGATCTCGTCCAGCTCCGGCGCGTCGGCCGAGGCGTTGCGGGCGTTGGTCTCCGCCGCGGACTTCGCCGTGGTCTTGGTCGCGGCCTTGCCCTTGGCGGTGGACTTCGCCGCGGTGCCCTTCGCGGCCTTCGTGGCCTTGCGGGTGGTGCTGGCGGTGCCCTTGGCCGGGGTCGACTTGGCGGCCGCGCCCTTGGTCGGAGTCGACTTGGTGGTGGCCTTGCTGGTGGTCGACTTGGCGGTCGTGGACTTGGCCGTCGCGCTCTTGGCGGTCGTGGACTTGGCCGTCGTGGACTTGGCGGTGGTGGCCTTGCTGGTGGTCGACTTGGCGGTCGCGGACTTGGCCGTCGTGCTCTTGGCGGTCGTGGACTTGGCCGTCCGCGAACGCGTCGCGCGCGGCTTCACCCCCCGCTGCACCTGGGCGAGCCGGGCCGCGGTCTCCTGGTCGAAGTGCACCTCGACGCCCTGGGAGCGGAGGTTCTTGAGCAGGCGCTGTGCCTGGGTGGGCGTCAGGTCGGCCCCCTCGATGGCCGCCTGGACCTTGTCGGTGGCGACCTTGCCGTTGTCGACGGCGCGCTCCACGAACTCGATGAGTCCCGGCTTGTCCAACATCTGCTTTCCCAGCACCGCGGTCACAGGCTCGCTCACGGTGGGGTTCTCTGCGGACTTCTCGGAGGTGGGGGGAGTCACGAAGCGGATCCTTCCGGGTGGTATCACGGGCGCGACGAACCACCGGGCACGGAATCATGGGGAGTCGACGAGGTCACCCCGAATGGGTGAGGGTCGATCGATGACGTGCGGAGGAGACGTGCTGAGGGGTTCCGATGGCGGTCCTCCCTCGTCCGCCCTCTCGCCGGGCTGGTGGAACATGACCATTATAAAAAACCACCCCGCGCTCTGTCGCGCGGGGTGGTCCTGAGGGGTCCCGGGCGGCTCCGCAGACCGCTGTGACCGCGATGACTGGAAGGGTCCTCAGACCGCCTTGACCGCGATGACCGGGCACGGCGCCTCGAGCAGGATCCTTTGGGCGTTTGAGCCCAAGAGCAGCTTGCCCACCGGGGTGCGACGCCGCAGGCCGATGACGATCACGGCCTCCTGACCGCTGGACGCGGCCGACTCCGCCACCTCGATGAGGTCCTCCGAGGGCTCGTTGCCGCGGTCGAAGTCCAGTCGCTCCAGCGCGACACCGGCCTCCTCCAAGTCCTTCTCGGCAGCCTCCAGCTCGCGCACGAAGGCCCGGGTGGAGTCCGCCCCCGACCCCTTGCCCGTGCGTGCGGAGTGGACGACCTGCAACGGCTCCTGACGACGGATCGCCTCGGCGACGCCGAACTTCAGAGCGGCGCGGCCCTCGTCCGACGCGATGTATCCAACGATGACTGCCATGGTGGGGTTCTCCTGCAGGTAGTGACCAGTGGGCTCAACGTAGGCGCCCGTTCGTGTCCAGTGCATCACACCCGGCGCTGACCCGGCGGGCCGGGCTTCCCTCCATCGGGATCCCGTGGTGCACCAGCCGCAGCAACAGCCCGCTGAGGGTGTGACCCGGTTCGGCGTCCAGCGCCCGCTCCAGCAGGAAGCGCGCGACGATCCCGTCGCCGTGCCACCACGCCCACAGCCCCGCCAGACAGGCCACCGGCGCCGCACACGTGGTGGGCAGCACGGCGGTCAGCGTCCGCAGGTTCTGCGTCACCGCCCATCCCGTCCACCGGTCCTCGCCGACCACGGAGGCCGGCTCGCCCAGCGCCTGCTCGACCGCGGCCCGCGCGTCGGGGTCCAGGGCCTCCAGGGGCATGCCCCCCGGGGTCAGCCACGCGATGAGCGCGTCACGTACCGGCACCGACCGCGCCGCCCACAGGACCGCCGCGAGCTCCGGCGGCCCGAACTCCGCGGCCGGCTCGTGCACCACGCGCCGCCACTGCTCCAGCGACTCCTTGCGCAGTCGGGTGTTCCCCTTGCGGCCGGTCCAGCGCTTCGTGGCCGCGGCCAGCTCCTGCGGGTCGAGCTGCGCCCCCTCCCCTTCGACCCAGGGCGCCAGCAGCGCCTCCGGGGACTCGTGCACCACGGCCCCCTCGGCGATGAGGGCCGTCGCCGCGGCGGACTCGTGCAGGCTGGGCACCGGCTGCGGCTCCCCGCACTCCAGGTCTCCACACGGGCAGTCCGGGCGCCACCAGGAGCCCTCACAGACCAGGGCCACCCCCATCACGTCGATGCCGGTCTCCGCCAGCCAGTCGGCGGACTGGTGCAGCAGCGCCCCCACGTAGTCCTGGTCCATCGGGTCGGACAGGTAGCCGATGAGGGTGAGCCGCCGCAGGTCGGCGTGCAGCAGGGCCGGCAGCACGCTCTGGACCAGCTCGCGGGCGTCGAGGTGCGCATGGCTCCAGTGGTCCGGCGGCGGGAGCGCCACCCGCTGGAGCGCCACGCGCCCCTCGGGGGTCGGGCACACCAGCACCACCGCATCGGTGGGGGTGAAGCCCGCCAGCAGTGGCACCACGGTGAGCAGGTCGGGGAGGTCTCGGACTTTGGGGATCGTCGTCATGCCCCCATGCCACCGGCCCCGGCCCACCTCGTGGGTGGGGCCGGGGCCGGTGGTGTGGGTGGGCCGTTGCTTTCCCGCGGAGGACGTGGCGACCTGTTGACGAAGCCCTCAGACGCGGGGCAGCTCCTCGCGCGCGTGGTCGAGGATGCGGTTGAACAGGTAGACGTCCAGGGCCGCACCGATGACGCCACCGGCCAGCGGGATCGCCTTGCCCAGGCGGGTCAGCACCTTCTCACCGGTCTGGGCCAGGATGCGGAAGCCCACGGCCTTGTTGACCACCATCAGAGCCGGGGCCGGCAGCTGGCGGCTGGCCAGCGAGGCCAGACGGCCCCCGGAGACCAGGGTGGCGGGGATACCCGCCGAGGTGAGGATGTCCCGGGCGTCGGCGCCCACCAGCGTCAGCAGGATCGCCGAGCGGAGCTCGGGCTGCTGCACGTCGTGGCCACGCAGGTGGGCGATCGCCGCGATGGCGCGGGTCGAGAGCAGGTAGAACTCCAGCACGTTGGCCGGCAGCGCGACCGGCAGGGTGATCAGGCCACCCAGCCCGGTGGCGAAGCCGCCACCAGCGATCTTGCGGAAGTGGTCCTTGGCGATGGCCTTCTCGGCCTTCTCGACGTCGCCCTTGGCGGCGACCAGGGCCTGCTCGGCCACCTTCTGCGCGCCCTTCACCGGGCCGACACCGTCGATGCCGACCTTCAGCAGGCGGTCGGCCAGGCTGTGTGCGGCCTTGTCGAGCAGGCCGGGGTCCTCGGTCTGGGCGGCAGCAGCTGCCCGTCGTTCGAGCTCCTTGTCCTTCTTGGACGAGAAAAAGCCCATCGTTCCTCCTCGGGTGCAGGCGAATACGGTCCGGTGGTCGAATCTATCCGAGAACTCAGCCCCACACCGTCGAACCGCCGCGGCCCGCAGGCGGACCGTCGTCATCGGGGTCCGCGGGGCGGTCGTCGCTGCCGTCGGCGCCCGACTCGTCGTCCGGCTCACCGTCGCCCGGCTCGTTCGGCGCGTCCTCCATCGTGGCGCCGGAGGCCAGCCACTCCTCCAGGTCGGAGGCGATCTCGTCGGGGCTGGGCAGCTTGGCCACGTCGTGCGCGGTCAGGCTGCGGCGCTGCTGAGAGCTCATGAACTCGTCGAACTGCTGCTCCATGGTGCGCACCACCTCGAGCGCCTCAGGGTTGGACTCCACCAGCTCGTCCAGCTCCCGGCGGTTCACCTCGGCCCGCTTCTCCAGGTCGTCCATGGGCACCTCGATCCCGGTGGCCTCCGAGATCGCGTGCAGGGCGGCCACGGTGCCGTCCAGCATCTCCCGGTCGGCCAGGTAGCCCGGGACGTGGATGGCGAAGCCGATGGTGTCGATCCCCGCCTCCGCGAAGCGCACGTGGGCCAGGCCGTCGACGTGGCCAGGGACCTGCATGGTGCCGAACACCGATGCGTGATCGGCGATGAGGCGCTCGTCCGAGGCGTAGGCGGTCAGCCCGGTCGGCCGCGTGTGGGGCACCTGCATGGGCGCCCCGTTGGCCGAGACCAGGGTGCGGACGCCGAACTCCTGCGCCAGCATCAGCAGGGCCATGAGGAAGCGCTCCCACTGGTAGTCCGGCTCGGGGCCGTTGAGCAGCAGGAAGTGGCGCCCGTTGGGGTCGGTGACGCGGTGGACCACCAGGCTCGGCATGTCCACCGAGATGTAGCGGTCGCGCTGGAAGGTCAGCAACGGCCGGCGGGCGCGGTAGTCCAGCAGTGCGTCGACGTCGAAGGACGCGACCACCCGGGACTCCATGGTGGAGAGCACGTGGGCCACCGCGTTCTTCTCGACGTCGCCGGCATCGACCAGTCCCCCGGTGGCCAGCCACAGGGTGTCGGTCCGCACCGACCGGGGGTCGATGTCGGCCGGGTCCTCGATCCGGAACAGCTCGCTGGGGTCCTGCACGGGGGGTCCTCCCTTGTGGATGCGTGGTGCCACGATAGGCGGCGCACCGCCTGGTGGCGCGGGCGACCGTGTGGGGTCAACGCCCCGCGCCGCGGCTCTGTTCCAGTGCCTTCTCGACGGCGTCCATGGCCGCGTAGATGCGCTTCTCGCTCACGGCGTGTGCGGTCCCGAGCTGCTGGGCGAACAGGCTGACCCGCAGCTCCTCGGTCATCCAGCGCAGCGCGCGGACGTCCGGCCGCAGCCGCTCCAGCTCGTCCAGGCCCGCCAGCAGGTCGGCCCGCTCGCGCTCCACGGTCTGCACCACGGCCAGCCGCTCGGTGTCCCGCGCGAGATCCGTCGGTGCCTTGGCCGCCCGCTGCTCCATGGCCTGCAGGTAGCGAGGCAGGTGCCGCACCTGCTCGTAGCCGGCGTGGGTCAGGAAACCCGGGTGCACCAGCCCCCGCAGCTGGGCGGTCAGGTCCTCCCGCAGCGGCGCCAGGCGCGGTGCCGTCATCGACTCCACCGCGCGCTCCACGGCCGGCACGCCCGCGAGCACCTTCCCGGCGGCGCCCACCATCTCCAGGATGCGGGGCGCGGCCTGCTGCACGGCGGTGGCCTGCACCTGCTCGAAGGCCTCCCGGGTGCGCACCGTCCCGGCCGCGGCCAGGCGCTCGGCGATCACCGAGTCCACCGCCGCCGCCAACGCGTCCTCCAGCAGGGCCTGGGTGGAGCCGTGCGGCGCGGCCCCCAGGGCCAGCTTGGTCTGGTTGTCCACGCTGCGCAGGATGCGGTTCCACGGCGGGTTGAAGCCGGCCAGCACCAGGCGGCGCAGGCCGAGTGCGTGCTCGTGGGCCGCCTGGCGGGGGTCGGCGAACACCTGCACCCCGGCCGTCGTCCCCTCGTCGACCAGGGCGGGCCAGCCCTGCACACCGCCGTCGTCGAAGTGGGCTGGCAGCTCGTCAAGGGTCCAGCTGGTCAGCCCCGATGCGGTGAGTCCGGCCGCCGCTCCCGCCACGGCCTCCTGCAGCGAGCCCGCGAGCTGCGCCTGCAGGGCCGTCAGGTCGTTGCCCTCGGCGAGCACCGTGGGCCGCTGGCGCGGCCCGCGTCGGCCGCGGGACCCCTTGCCGCGCGGGGCACCGCCTCCCGCGCCCTTCCCTCCCGGGACCCTGCCGCCCTCGCCCGGGGCGTCCTCGGTGACCCGGAAGGTCATGCGCAGGTGTGCAGGGACCGCGGCGGTGTCCATGTCCGCCGGGTCCAGCGGCGTGCCGGTCCGCCGCGTCAACGCACCGGCGAGCGCGGCAGCGAAGGTGCCGCTCCCCCGCATCGGCTCCGTCGCGGTCCCCGTGGGCGCGTCGGCGAGTTGCTCGGACAGGTCCTTCAGCGCCGCCGCCGCGTGGTCCGGCGCGGGTACGAAGGACCGGCGCACCGCCTTGGGCAGCGAGCGCAGCAGGGCCACCGCGAGCTCCTCGCGCAGGCCGGGCACCTGCCAGTCGAAGCCCTCGTCGCGCACCCGGTTGAGCTGGCTGAGCGTCAGGTGGGCCGTCACCCCATCGGCCTCGGTGCCGGGCTCGAACTGGTAGGTGAGGGGCAGCTCGACGTCACCCTGCACCCAGGTGGCCGGGAAGTCCGCGAGGTCCACACCGCTGGAGTCCTCGCCGACCACCTCCTCGACCGAGAGGTCCAGCAGGTGCGGCTCCGTGCGGCGGTGGGACTTCCACCAGCTGTCGAAGTGCGCGGCGGAGACCACCTCGGCGGGCAGGCGCTCGTCGTAGAAGGCGAACAGGGCCTCGTCGTCGAGCAGGTCCCGGCGCCGCGAGCGGGCCTCGAGCTGCTCCACCTCGGCGAGCACCTTCTTGTTGTGCCCCCAGAAGGCGTGGCCGGTCTGCCAGTCCCCCTCCACCAGCGCGTGCCGGATGAAGAGCTCCCGCGCCAGCGGGGCATCCACCGTCGCGAGGCCCACCTGCCGCCCGGCGACCAGCGGGATGCCCAGCAGGGTCACGCGCTCGTCGGCCACCGCCGAGGCCCGCTTGGCCGACCAGCGTGGCTCGGAGTACTGCCGCTTCACCAGGTGGTCGGCGGCCTCCTCCACCCACGCGGGGTCCACCGTCGCGTTCGTGCGGGCCCACAGGCGGGTGGTCTCCACCAGCTCGGCGGACATGATCCAGTCCGGGCGGGTGCGGAACAGCCCCGAGCCGGGCTGGATGGAGAAGTGCGCCCCGCGGGCGCCCAGGTAGTCCCGGGTCTCCCGGTCGCGCAGGCCCACCTGGCTCAGCAGCCCGGGCAGCAGGCTGCGGTGCACCACCTCGGCCTTCGCAGGGTCCACCGGCGCGAAGCCGTGGTCGCGCTGGCGGGTGCGGTCGGACTCCAGGCCCAGCGAGGAGTCCTGCCAGCCCAGGCCCTTGACCACGCTGCGCAGCTGATGGTGTACGTCCACCCACTCCCGCAGGCGCAGGTAGTGCAGGAACTCGGCACGGCACAGCCGGCGGAAGGCCGAGCCGGAGAGGCTGCCCTTGCGCTCCCGGGCGTACTGCCACAGGTTCAGCAGGGCGACGAAGTCGGAGTTCTCGTCCTTGAAGCGGGCGTGCAGCTGGTCGGCGCGCTCGCGCTTCTCGGCCGGCCGCTCCCGCGGGTCCTGGATGGACAGCCCGGCCACGATCACGAGCACCTCGGCCAGCGCCCCGCGGCGGTGGGCCTCCAACAGCATCCGCGCCAGGCGGGGGTCGGCGGGGATGGAGGCGAGCTCGCGCCCCTCGGGGGTCAGCGTCACGACACCGCCGCGGGAGGCGGTCTCCCGGGTCACGGCACCCAGCTCGTGCAGCAGGCGCAGGCCGTCGGTGATCTGGCGTGGGTCCGGCGGGTCGACGAAGCCGAAGCGCTGCACGTCCCCCAGGCCCAGGTGGGCCATCTGCAGGATCACGCTGGCCAGCGAGGTGCGCTGGATCTCCGGGTCGGTGAACTCGGGGCGGGCCTCGAAGTCCTCCTGCGAGTACAGGCGGATGCAGATGCCCGCGCTCACGCGCCCCGAGCGTCCCGCCCGCTGGTTGGCCGAGGCCCGGGAGATCTTCTCGATGGGGAGGCGCTGCACCTTGAGCCGTTGGCTGTACCGCGAGATGCGGGCCGTGCCGGTGTCCACCACGTACCGGATGCCGGGCACGGTCAGCGAGGTCTCCGCGACGTTGGTGGCCAGCACCACGCGCCGCGTGGAGTGGGGGGCGAAGACGCGCTGCTGCTCGGCGGAGGAGAGGCGGCCGTAGAGCGGGACGATCTCGGTGCCGGGCAGCTTCAGCCCCTCCAGCGCCTCGGTCGCGTCACGGATCTCCCGCTCCCCGGAGCAGAAGACCAGGATGTCGCGATCCTGCGGGCGGGGGTCGTCCGGGCCGATGACCTCGGTCCACAGCTCCTGCACGGCCTGGCCGATGCCGGTGACCTGGTCGATGTCGTCCTCGCCGTAGACGGTCTCGTCGTAGCCCTCGGGGTCGGCCAGCGCGGCAACGTTCGACGTCTCCTGGAGGCTGAGGGGCCGGTAGCGGATCTCCACCGGGTAGGTGCGCCCCGACACCTCGACGATGGGGGCAGGGTTGCCCTCCGCGTCCGCGAAGTGGTGGGCGAAGCGCTCGGGGTCGATGGTCGCCGAGGTGATGATCACCTTGAGGTCGGGCCGCCGCGGGAGCAGCTGCTGCAGGTACCCGAGGATGAAGTCGATGGTGAGGCTGCGCTCGTGGGCCTCATCGATGATGAGGGTGTCGTAGGCCCGCAGATCCCGGTCGAACTGCATCTGGTTGAGCAGGATGCCGTCGGTCATCACCTTCACGAGCGTCGTGGGGCTCGAGAGGTCGGTGAAGCGCACCTGGTAGCCCACCGGCCCCTGCGGGTCCTCGAGCTCGACCCCGAGCTCGTGCGCGATGCGGTCGGCCACCGACCGGGCGGCGATGCGGCGGGGCTGGGTGTGGCCGATCATCCCGGTCACGCCACGGCCCAACTCCAGGCAGATCTTGGGCAGCTGGGTGGTCTTGCCCGAGCCCGTCTCGCCGGCCACGACGACCACCTGATGATCGCGGATGGCGGCCGCCAGGTCGTCCTTGCGGTCGACCACAGGCAGGTCTGGCCAGCGCAGGGCCGGGACGGACGCGCGGCGCGCCTCGACCTGCTCGGGGGTCAGGCGGCGCGGGCCACGCCGGGTTCCCCGGCCGCGGCCGGACCGCCGCTGCCCCCGGCCACCACCGGAACGGCGCTTTCCGGCGCCCCGGGGGCCACCGGAACGGCCCTGCTCAGTCATCGTCTCGGGCGTCGGCGGACACCCCGGGGTCCTCGTACAGCGGCAGGCGGACCTGCCCGGTGCGCAGCGCGCCGCGCCCGATCATGTGCGCCGCCACCGGCGCGGTGAGGAACTGGAAGAGAACGGCCAGCACCAGGGCGCCCCACACGGGCCACTCCCGCACCACCAAGCCGAACCCGATGGCCATGAGCACCAGGCCCATCGTCTGCGGCTTGGTGGCCGCGTGCATGCGGGTCAGCACGTCGGGGAAGCGCACCAGACCGATCCCGGCCACCAGCGACAACAGGGCGCCCACCAGCAAGAAGGAGGCGCCGGCAATCTGCAGGGCGTCGTTCACGAGGGCCTCCCGTCCGCGGACATGTCCACCCGCTCGTCCCGAGCCCACCCGGTGTCCCGGTCGCGGGCGGCATAGCGGGCCGCGGCCACCGCCCCCAGGAAGACCACCAGGGACAACGAGACCAGCAGGGTCACCGCCTGCGCCAGGCCCCACCAGGCCCCCATGAGACAGAAGAAGCCCAGCAGGATGCTGACCAGCAGGTCCGAGCCCACCATCCGGTCCAAGACTGTGGGGCCGCGCACGATGCGCACCAGGGCCAGGGCCGAGGCGGCGATGAGGGCCGCCGCGGCGCCCCACATCAGCCACGTCGCGATCTCGTTCATCGGTCCTCCCGGCGGTAGTCGGCGTCGAAGGCGGCCAGCACCCGGCGCTCCTGGGCCAGGCAGTCCTGCCGCAGGCGCTCGGCGTCCTCCTCCGAGCGCACGCCCAGGCAGTGCACGTGGGCGATGCCGGTGGCGTCGTCGAGGTCGATCACCATGGTGCCCGGCACCAGCGTGATCAGCTCGGAGGTGATGGTCTGGAAGAGCTCCTCCTCAGCCTGGAACTGCACCACCACCATCGCGGCGTCCGTCCGCCGCCCCGGCAGCACCGCCAGCAGCGTCACCTCCACGACGGCCCCCACCAGGTCGCGCAGGAAGACGGCCACCAGCACGACGAAGGACCAAGGGCGGAAAGTGCCGTTCACCCGCATCCGGGGCAGCGGCGAGGCCAGCGAGACCATGAGCCCCAGGGCGAGACCACCGAAGATGATCATCGGCGAGTAGGAGCCCCAGGCGATCATCCACACCACCACGAGCCACAGCAGTGGGAACAGCTGGATGCGGCGCAGCATCAGTGGTCACCGCCCTTCGGCTCCGGGTAGTTCTCCGCCATCGCGTCCGCGGCGTCGGAGACGGCCGTGAGGTAGCTGTGGCGGTTCACCAGGTCCCCCGCGGCCCGCTCGGAGATGCCGTAGATGGGGCCGGCGAAGACCGTGAGGCCCAGCCCGAGCAACACCATCGTGCCGGTGGGGACGAACAGGCCGGGGCCGATGCGCTCGGCCCGCTGGCCCATGCCCTCCTCCTTGCTCTCGGCGCCCCAGAAGGACTTCGCCCAGGTTTTGGCGATGGCGTAGAGCGTCAGCACGGAGGTGACCACACTGCCGACGATGAGCACCCACATCATCTCCGTGCCGATCTGCGCGGCGGCCCGCATCAGGCCCACCTTGCCGATGAAGCCGGAGAAGGGCGGGATGCCGGCGAGGTTCATGGCCGGGATGAACCACAGCACTGCGAGCCACGGGGCCGTGCGGATGAGGCCGCCGAGCCGGTCCAGCGTGCTGACCCCGGTACGCCGCTGCACCATGCCCGTCACCAGGAACAGCGTGGCCTGGATGAGGATGTGGTGGATGACGTAGAAGATCGCGGCGGCGATGCCGGCAGCCGTGCCGATCGCCAGACCGAAGAGCATGTAGCCGATGTGGCTGACCAACGTGAAGCTGATCATCCGCTTGACCTCGGTCTGCGCCACGGCCCCCAGGATGCCCACGACCATGGTCAGCAGGGCGGCCCACAGCAGCAGGTCCTGCAAGATCCCGCCGGGGAAGATCAGCGTCTGGGTGCGGATCATCGCGTACACGCCCACCTTGGTGAGCAGACCGGCGAAGACAGCGGTCACCGGGGCCGGGGCCGTCGGGTAGGAGTCCGGCAGCCAGCTCGACATGGGGAACACCGCGGCCTTCACCGCGAAGCCCACCAGCAGCATCGACTGGAGCAGCACCTGCGTGCCCTGCGGGAGGTCCCCCATCCGCTCGGCCACCTGCGCGAGGTTCACCGTGCCGGTGGCCGTGTAGACCATCGCGACGGCGAACAGGAAGACCGTGGAGCTCAACAGGGAGACGAAGGTGTAGGTGACACCGGCCCGCACGCGCGAGGCGGTGCCGCCCAGGGTCAGCAGCACGAAGCTCGCGCCCAGCAGCACCTCGAAGCCCACGTACATGTGGAACAGGTCGCCGGAGACGAAGGTGGTGGCCACGCCCGCGGCCAGCACCAGCAGCGAGGGGTGGAAGATCGGCAGCGGTGCCTTGCCCCCGGCCTCCTGGTCGAAGGACTCGCGCCCCTCACCGTTGGAGTACCAGAGCACCCCGAGGATCACGGTGAACCCCACGATCAGCATCAGTGCCGAGAGGCGGTCGACCACCAGGACGATGCCCTCGTAGGGGATCCACGCCGCGGTCGGCACCACCTGCGGGCCGTCGGTGTCAGCCGCCCAGAGCAGCACCACCGAGCCCACGAGGCAGGCGGCCACGACGGCGGTGGAAATCACGCGCTGGACAGTGGTGTGGCGGCCAGCCGCCAGCGTCACCGCGGAGGCCAGCAGCGGCAGCATCACCAACAGCGGGACGATGAAGGAGACGTTGAGGTCGTTCACCGCGCACCTCCTGTCGTGTCCACGGGCGGTTGGTCGTCGTCGCGGGGCTGGAAGGCCCGGCTGCGGTGGCGGCGGATCTCCCGGCGGCGTTCGCGGAAGCGCCGCACCGCCTGCTCCATGTAGTGGTCACCGGTGTCGTCGACGTCGTCATCACCGATGTCGTCCGGGGTGAGGTCGTCGTCGCCCTCGAAATCCGAGCCGGACATGTCGGCCCGGTCGGCCCGCAGCACGATGCGCAGGTCCTCGGGGTCGTGCGTGACCCGGTCGGTCCCGCTGAGCTGCCAGGACCGGTGCGCCAGGGCGAGCAGGAACGAGACCAGACCCAACGAGATGACGATGGCGGTGAGCATCATCGCCTGCGGCAGCGGGTCGGCCATCGCGGCGGACGGCACCTCCTCGATCAGCGGCGGCTTGCCGGGAGGACCGGACGCTGCCAGGAAGAGCAGGTTCACCCCGTTGCCGACCAGGATGAAGCCCAGGAGCATCCGGACGATGGAGCGCGCCAGCATCAGGTAGACCCCGGCGCCGGCCAGGACGGCACCGGCGACGATCAGGGCGAGGGAGGGGGCCATGGCCTCGCTCATGCGTCGACCTCCGGGCGCTCGATGGGACGTTCGGTGTGGCGCAGGCCGTAGCGGACGAACTCGTCGTCGGCGTGGCGGCTCAACGCATCACGGTCGCCGTCCCCGCGCTCGCTGGCGATCTGCTGGTCGACGCCGTCACCCAGGCTGGTGAGCAGCCCGACGCCCATGCCGAGCACCACCAGGTAGACGCCGATGTCGAAGAAGGCGGGCGTCACCAGGTGCAGGTTGCCCAGCACCGGGATGTCGAGGTCGAAGACCCAGCTCTGCAGCGGCTCGCCGCCGGCCATCATCCCCAGCACGCCGGTGGTGACGGCCAGGAAGAGACCGCCGCCCATCAGCGTGCCCGAGAGCACCGGCGCGGCCGCGCGCAGCTCGTCACCCTCACCGGCGAGGTAGCGGACGGTCAGGGCCAGCGTGGCGATGAGGCCGCCCGCGAAGCCACCGCCGGGGGCGTCGTGACCCACCAGCAGGACGAACAGGCTCCAGACCAGCATGCCGTGGAAGATCAGGCGGGTCACGACCTCGAGCACCGCCGAGCGACGGGTTGCCTTCATGCGGCTCGCGTCGGCCAGCCAGCGGCTGCCCTCGGTGTCGGGCTCGTGGTGGACCGCACGGCGGGTGCGGGACACCGAGGCGGCGGCGCGGGCGGTCTCCAGCACCTCCTCGCGCAGGAAGACCAGGCTGGCCACACCGGTGGCGCAGACGAGCACCACAGCGATCTCACCCATCGTGTCCCAACCTCGGGTGTCCACGAGGATCACGTTCACGATGTTGTGCCCGCCGCCCTTGGTGTAGGCGGTCTCGAGCAGCCCCCCGCTCGCCGGCGGGTGCATGCGCGAGGCCGCGGCCACCAAGGCCACGATCGCGAGCACCCCGGCCACGCCCACCGCGATGACGATGCGGGCGGCGCGCTCGACCGTGCGCGGGGTGTCGGGGAAGCGTCCGGCCATGCGTCGCAGCACCAGGATGAAGATGACGATGGAGATGCTCTCCACCATCAGCTGGG encodes:
- the hrpA gene encoding ATP-dependent RNA helicase HrpA, producing the protein MTEQGRSGGPRGAGKRRSGGGRGQRRSGRGRGTRRGPRRLTPEQVEARRASVPALRWPDLPVVDRKDDLAAAIRDHQVVVVAGETGSGKTTQLPKICLELGRGVTGMIGHTQPRRIAARSVADRIAHELGVELEDPQGPVGYQVRFTDLSSPTTLVKVMTDGILLNQMQFDRDLRAYDTLIIDEAHERSLTIDFILGYLQQLLPRRPDLKVIITSATIDPERFAHHFADAEGNPAPIVEVSGRTYPVEIRYRPLSLQETSNVAALADPEGYDETVYGEDDIDQVTGIGQAVQELWTEVIGPDDPRPQDRDILVFCSGEREIRDATEALEGLKLPGTEIVPLYGRLSSAEQQRVFAPHSTRRVVLATNVAETSLTVPGIRYVVDTGTARISRYSQRLKVQRLPIEKISRASANQRAGRSGRVSAGICIRLYSQEDFEARPEFTDPEIQRTSLASVILQMAHLGLGDVQRFGFVDPPDPRQITDGLRLLHELGAVTRETASRGGVVTLTPEGRELASIPADPRLARMLLEAHRRGALAEVLVIVAGLSIQDPRERPAEKRERADQLHARFKDENSDFVALLNLWQYARERKGSLSGSAFRRLCRAEFLHYLRLREWVDVHHQLRSVVKGLGWQDSSLGLESDRTRQRDHGFAPVDPAKAEVVHRSLLPGLLSQVGLRDRETRDYLGARGAHFSIQPGSGLFRTRPDWIMSAELVETTRLWARTNATVDPAWVEEAADHLVKRQYSEPRWSAKRASAVADERVTLLGIPLVAGRQVGLATVDAPLARELFIRHALVEGDWQTGHAFWGHNKKVLAEVEQLEARSRRRDLLDDEALFAFYDERLPAEVVSAAHFDSWWKSHRRTEPHLLDLSVEEVVGEDSSGVDLADFPATWVQGDVELPLTYQFEPGTEADGVTAHLTLSQLNRVRDEGFDWQVPGLREELAVALLRSLPKAVRRSFVPAPDHAAAALKDLSEQLADAPTGTATEPMRGSGTFAAALAGALTRRTGTPLDPADMDTAAVPAHLRMTFRVTEDAPGEGGRVPGGKGAGGGAPRGKGSRGRRGPRQRPTVLAEGNDLTALQAQLAGSLQEAVAGAAAGLTASGLTSWTLDELPAHFDDGGVQGWPALVDEGTTAGVQVFADPRQAAHEHALGLRRLVLAGFNPPWNRILRSVDNQTKLALGAAPHGSTQALLEDALAAAVDSVIAERLAAAGTVRTREAFEQVQATAVQQAAPRILEMVGAAGKVLAGVPAVERAVESMTAPRLAPLREDLTAQLRGLVHPGFLTHAGYEQVRHLPRYLQAMEQRAAKAPTDLARDTERLAVVQTVERERADLLAGLDELERLRPDVRALRWMTEELRVSLFAQQLGTAHAVSEKRIYAAMDAVEKALEQSRGAGR
- the mnhG gene encoding monovalent cation/H(+) antiporter subunit G translates to MNDALQIAGASFLLVGALLSLVAGIGLVRFPDVLTRMHAATKPQTMGLVLMAIGFGLVVREWPVWGALVLAVLFQFLTAPVAAHMIGRGALRTGQVRLPLYEDPGVSADARDDD
- a CDS encoding monovalent cation/H+ antiporter complex subunit F, translating into MNEIATWLMWGAAAALIAASALALVRIVRGPTVLDRMVGSDLLVSILLGFFCLMGAWWGLAQAVTLLVSLSLVVFLGAVAAARYAARDRDTGWARDERVDMSADGRPS
- a CDS encoding Na+/H+ antiporter subunit E, which translates into the protein MLRRIQLFPLLWLVVVWMIAWGSYSPMIIFGGLALGLMVSLASPLPRMRVNGTFRPWSFVVLVAVFLRDLVGAVVEVTLLAVLPGRRTDAAMVVVQFQAEEELFQTITSELITLVPGTMVIDLDDATGIAHVHCLGVRSEEDAERLRQDCLAQERRVLAAFDADYRREDR